Genomic window (Salvelinus alpinus chromosome 13, SLU_Salpinus.1, whole genome shotgun sequence):
gcgacgagctgctggcaaaacgcatgaaagtgctgtttgaatgaatgcttacgagcctgctggtgcctaccatcacTGTCAGActtctctatcaaatcatagacttaattataacataacacacaaacacgagccttaggtcattaatatggttgaatccggaaactatcatctcgaaaacaaaaagtttattctttaagtgaaatacagaaccgttccgtattttatctaacgggtggcttccataagtctaaatattcctgttacattgcacaaccttcaaagttatgtcataattacgtaaaattctggcaaattagttcgcaacgagccaggcggcccaaactgttgcatataccctgactatgcgtgcaatgaacgcaagagaagtgacacaatttcacctttttaatattgcctgctaacctggatttcttttagctaaatatgctgGTTTAAAAAattatacttctgtgtattgattttaagaaaggcattgatgtttatggttaggtacagttgtgcaacgattgtgcttttttcacaaatgtgcttttgttaacTTATGgatgaaatcccgttaacgggatcgatttgacaacagccagtgaaagcgcACGGCGCTGTCACTGCCATCAACAGAaatagaccaaagcgcagcgttgtgagcgtacatattcctttatttatatgacgccgacaaaaacaataaacaatccaaaacaaccgtgaatCTAAAGGGCTATgtaccacaaacaaagttaacctcccacaaagacaggtgggaaaaagggctacctaagtatggttctcaagaaccctacccggccaaaacatagaaatacaaataatagaactaaagaacatagaatacccaccccaaatcacaccctgaccaaaccaaatagagacataaaaaggatctctaaggtcagacaggcgccaaattcaaacaacagaaatctcataattaaaattcttcaaacatacaagtattttacaccattttaaagattaaCAATAAGTTTAtctcaccacagtgtccgatttcaaaaaggctttatggcgaaagcataccatgcgattatgttaggtcagcgccaagtcacagaaaaacacagccatttttccagccaaagagaggagtcacaaaaagcagaaatagagagaaaatgaatcactaacctttgatgatcttcatcagatgacactcatatgacttcatgttacacaatacatgtatgttttgtttgataaagttcatatttatatccaaaaatcgcagtttacattggcgcgttatgttcagtaatgttttgcttccaaaacatccggtgattttgcagagagccacataaatttacagaaatactcatcataaatgttgatgaaaatacaagtgttatgcatggaattaaagatatacttctccttaatacaaccgctgtgtcagatttcaaaaaagctttacggaaaaagcacaccatgcaataatctgagtacagcgctcagagaccaaaacaagccatacagatacccgccatgttgtggagtcaacaagtcagaaatagcattataaatattcacttacctttgatgatcttcatcggaatgcactcccaggaatccctgttccacaataaatgtttgttttgttcgataaagtccatcatttatgtccaaatacctcctttttgttcacgcgtttagttcacaatTTCAAATTCAAGAGGCGCAGGCCCTTAGTCCAGatgaaaagttaaaaaagttatattacagttcgtagaaacatgtcaaacgatgtatagaatcaatctttaggatgtttttaacataaatcttcaataatattccaaccggacaattcctttgtctttagaaaggaaaaggaacgcagctaactctcttggcattctgccagacacctgactcaaacaggtcttattctctccctcttcacagtagaagcctgaaacaaggttctaaagactgttgacatctagtggaagccttaggaagtgcaatcggaccacattttacactgtatattggataggcaaagacttgaaaacctacaaacctcagatttcccacttcctggttggattttttctcaggtttttgcctgccatatgagttctgttgtactcacagacatcattcaaacagttgttttctatcaaaatctactaataatatgcatatcttagcttctggacctgagtagcaggcagtttactctgggcaccttattcatccaagctactcaatactgccccccagccataagaagttaaatcatcccccgtttggtgaagttggctgtctttgttaggaagaaatagtcttcacacagttcgcaacgagccaggcggcccaaactgctgcatataccctgactctgttgcaagagaagtgacacaacgaaattcatgttagcaggcaatattaactaaatatgcaggtttaaaaatatatacactgctcaaaaaaataaagggaacacttaaacaacacaatgtaactccaagtcaatcacacttctgtgatatcaaactgtccacttaggaagcaacactgattgacaataaatttcacatgctgttgtgcaaatggaatagaataaaggtggaaattataggcaattagcaagacacccccaataaaggagtggttctgcaggtggtgaccacagaccacttctcagttcatatgcttcctggctgatgttttggtcacttttgaatgctggcggtgctttcactctagtggtagcatgagacagagtctacaacccacacaattggctcaggtagtgcagctcatccaggatggcacatcaatgcgagctgtggcaagaaggtttgctgtgtctgtcagcgtagtgtccagagcatggaggcgctaccaggagacaggccagtacatcaggagacgtggaggaggccgtaggagggcaacaacccagcagcaggaccgctacctccgcctttgtgcaaggaggagcactgccagagccctgcaaaatgacctccagcatgcCACAAATGTGCGGTCCTGCTgtgtacttgtgtattgattttaagaaaggcattgatgtttatggttagatacacgttggagcaacgacagtcctttttcgcgaatgcgcaccgcatcgattatatgcaacgcaggacacgctagataaactagtaatatcatcaaccatgtgtagttaactagtgattataattgattgattgattgattgttttttataagataagtttaatgctagctagcaacttaccttggcttcttactgcattcgcgtaacaggcaggctcctcgtggaatgcaatgtaaggcaggtggttagagcgttggactagttaaccgtaaagttgcaagattgaatccccgagctgacaaggtaaaaatctgtcgttctgcccctgaacaaggtagttaacccaccgttcctaggccgtcattgaaaataagaatgtgttcttaactgacttgcctagttaaataaaggtgtaaaaaaaatatatatatattttttaaataaaaaaatcggtGTCCAACAATACCGAttgccgattgttatgaaaacttgaaatcggccctaattaatcggccattccgattaatcggtcgacctctattttcaagcatgaactgcaacatctcaattgggattatatctggactttgactaggccattccataACTTCAAATGTGatgctttttagccattttcatgtagacttgattgtgtgctttggatcattgtcttgctgcatgacccagctgcgcttcagctcacagacggttccttctattaaggcaagtcaccCCAAaccaaagcatccccaaaccatcacactaccaccaccatgcttcaccgttggtATGAGTTTCTTACTTTGGAATGCAATGTTTGGTTTTCGCTAGACATAATTGGACCCATCTCATGCAAAAAGTTGACTGAAGTTTGCCAAAAAAGCACCTgtaagcacctggatgatcatcaagactcttggaagaatgttctctggacagatgagtcaaaagtatcactttttggatgacatgggtcCATAATGcttggcgaaaaccaaacacttcattccacagtaagaaccaaATACCAACAGTCACCCATTGTGGTGGAAGTGTGATGTTTTGGGGATACTTTGCtacctcaggacctggacgacttgccttaaaaGAAGGAACCATGTATtttgctctgtatcagagaattctaccggagaatgtcaggccatctgtctgtgagctgaatctgaagcgcagctgggtcaggcagcaagacaatgatccaaaacactcAATCAAGTCAACATGAACATGGTTAAAAAGCAATAATGTGAAGTTTTGGAATAGccagtcaaagtccagacctaatcccaattgagatgttgtggcaggacttgaaaccaGCAggtcatgcttgaaaacccacaaatgtcgctgagttaaagaaGTTCTGTATGCAAGAGTGGGACAAAATTCCTCCACactgatgtgagagactgatcaacaactacaggaagcgtttgaTTGGAGTCATTGCAGTTAAAGGTGGCACACCAACCAGTTGAGTGTCAggtggcaattactttttcacacaggggcattgggtatTGCATAACTTTgattatgaaataaatgaaataagtatgtaatcgttgtgttatttgttcactcaggttccctttatctaatattaggttttggttggaGATCTGATAATGTTcaatataaaaaatatacaaCAGTAGAGAAACTTATGTagtgggcaaatactttttcacagcactgtacacacacagacacacacagacacacacacacacacacacacagtcttgtcaCGGCTGTGAAGTATTGTGTGAGACCAGGTAATTGACTACCTCAACAGAAGTAGTGTGGTGGTTACCTCAGAAACCAGACTTCATTAAAACACCAGCCCTCTACTCTCCCATTCTCCCCTGTGCATTAACTCTAACCAGCAGAAGGTGAGGCCTCACTGATGAGATTCCTAGCCTTTCCTCTGAGTGCAGTGTAAGTGTTAATGTGGTATTCCCCTCTTAACTACCACGCGTCTACACATTATCGCCAGGCCTCTAATAATAGACTGTAGGAGATGTGGAAGAGATGCAGCACTAGTCTGGCCAGCATGAGATGTAAAGCTGATCACTGGTCAACTCCACCTGGCTGTGGTCTGACCTGGGCCACATTCAGTACGCAAACGTTGTAAAACATGGCAGATAGAGATGTCATGAATACAGCTGACATTATTCCATATTCTTTATAATtacttatttacattttagtaatttaccagatgcttttatccagagtgacttacagttagtgcattcatcttaagatggctaggtgagacaaccacatgtcACAGTAAGTACATTTCCCCTCAATAAAATAATTATAACTGGGAAATTTGCTATTTCGCAACCTTGTTCCCTTTCTGCATGCGCCCCTGACCTGTTTTACCCCCCTCAATCCAGTCAATTACTATGGGAGAAGTGCCTGGTAATCTGACCAGACTTTCATGCCAGTCATGCCAGAGGACAGATGAAAGGTGGAAGTTATGTTACCAATCAAAGGGGAAATTCATAAAAATTGGATTTTTATACGGTTTTGTTTCGTTTTAAGAGGTAATTTGTTTTAACTTGTTTTACACGTTGTGTGATTGTTTAAGCTGAAGGTTGTGGAACGTTATGTTAAAAGTGTTATAGAAAGTACATGTCTTCTTCATTCTGTTGTGTGTTCACCAGTGGGAATGTGCATGGTTCATCATCTTGTGCAGCACCttctccctgctcctcttctgGGCTTACTTCTGGTTGGAGGCCCACAATGACTACAACCAATTCAACTGGTGAGTGTAAGTTAGTCCTTACCAGAGTGGCTGTGAGCTGAGTTTGCACCATTGTTTCTGTCCCCCAGAAGCAATCTCTCTTTTGGGCAGTTTTCAATTAGTAATTTAATGTGTGCATATTTCAATATCTCCTATCAGGGCTGGTCCTCTTCTTATCAAGACACTGGCTCACCTTCcacaccctctgtctctctttctcaggtTACTATACAACCGTTCTGGGGAATGGAAGGACGGCACTGTCCCCATTCTCGCAACCACCGCAGTTGGCTTTAGTTACATAACATTTTTAATGGTGAGTAAGTTTCATGTTTGGTTAAATGCCTgtacacacagtaaaacacatgTTGCTGCTGCAGGTTCAGTAAGATATAACCTGATTGTGGCGCTGTTCGTATCCAGATTTTAGCACTCTGTCATATTTCACTGGGACAGCAGCTGAACCTCTACTGGATCCACAAGGTAGGCCTTCAAATGAACTCTGACCTACTGATGAGGAAATGAATACCATGTTACTGTTAGCCCTGCATAGGAATGTGTAGAACAAATCAAACTGTGATATGTTGGTCCCCACAGATTAGTGTGTTGGCTGCCTTGATCACCACTGTCAGTGGGGTGGTCTCCATCAGTGACGTGTGGGGGGACGAATGGGACATCATTCTTATATCGCTACAGGTCAACATCTCTATTTGTTGGtttctctacgtgtgtgtgtgtgtgtatgtatgtgtgtgtgaacaaggTTATAAAACTCCTGTCTTCCTGTGTTGTAATTCAGTCCACAGGTCCTTTCCTGCACATAGGAGCTCTGGCTGCTGTCACAGCGCTGGGTTGGCTGGTCGCTGGACATGTGATCCGTGCAGGGAGAACCAGTAAGTATTGGGTTGGATTTTGATTGGCTTTCACTGTAACTCAAATCAGGATACCAATAATATCAATATTATACATTATTACATTACTTCATGATTATTATCATTATAACCATAAAGATGTTTGATAATGAACAATGATTGCAGCAGCAGTCAGAAATCTGGGAACTAATGTCCTCACTTTATGGTCTTCCTCCTTCCCAGAGTTCCACTTGATTGTGCTGCTTGTCTACCTAAGTTTCCTGCTGGTCCTCTACATGGCTCCCCTTGCCATCACCTCACCCTGCATCATGGACAGGAACAGCCTCAAACCTCGACCTGATGTCATTGGAAGACGGGGGGCTCCAATGGTGAGTCCGTGTCCCCCTACAGAAATATCTTCTTGCCCCCTACTCTCTAGTCGCTTCATGTAGATCCTAAGGAATCTCCACATGTATTCGGCTGCTAACCTATTTCCTATTtcattaaagctgaaataatttGCCTTTCCACCACTAGCTCAAATGACTGCCATCAAATTCTAACAACCCCTGATAACCCATTgtacctcctgtgtgtgtgtgtgtgtgtgtgtgtgtgtgtgtgtgtgtgtgtgtgtgtgtgtgtgtgtgtgtgtgtgtgtgtgtgtgtgtgtgtgtgtcctgtgctgTAGCTGGCTCCAGAGAACACCCTGATGTCCTTCAACAAGGCCCTGCAACAGGGGGTCAGCTCCCTGGAGGCCGACGTCTCCGTCAGGTACCCAACTATACTCTACCAGCCAATAACCTAACCCCACCCTACCACCTTAATGTTAGGAGTAATGAGTTCTCTACAGTAGACCGGTAACGACGGGTGGGCCTTTCTGTAGTGAAGCCATAGCAACATTCACAGCGTGTAAAAGGTTATGGAGAAAATCTAAACACCCCCATTCTGACCCTGCCTTTGATATAGTCAACTTGTTTTAAGACCATTTTAATCTCACATCCATTCCTTTTCACTAGTGCATTATAGCCTGTTATTACAGGCCCATTTTAGTACTCCCATTGCCACAGAAcctctttattttatttatgaaaGCAGTGACATAAATGACATAAGTGTTACTGGTTCAGTGATGTCAGTCTGTGTTCCCAACTGTCCTCTACAGTCTGGACGGGGTGCCCTTCCTGATGCGAGACCGCACCCTGAGAAGGACCACTAACATCGCCAAGGTCTTTCCAGACAAACAGCACGAGGACGCCTCTCTCTTCAATTGGACAGAGATTCGCTCTCTAAATGCGGGGCAGTGGTTTTTGGaggtacctctctctctctctctctcgctctcgctctcgctctcgctctcgctctctctcaatgggtatatgtctctccccctccttgtATTGCTCTTTCTCTTAGTCTCTCCCCTTCTCTAGTCTACCCTTCCCTCTCCCCACACCAAGTATATTTTTTCACTCCACTTTGCATCACTTCATAAAATAAaacacctctcttctctctccagagcGACCCCTACTGGACGGTTGGGTCTCTGACAGGGAGGGACCGGAACCGAATGGGGAATCTGACAGTGTGTAGCCTGGTAGAGATGCTCCGCCTGACAGCCAGGGCCAACCGCTCAGCCCTGTTAAACCTCCATAGACCTCCCCCAGAACACCCACACTACAAGACCTGGATCATGGACACCCTGTGGGCCGTCCAGAGGTCTGGGATATCACAGAAGAGGGTGAGGAGGACTTTCTGTGTATCTATCTGTCACTGAGTCCTTAGCAACATTGGTAGAAATGTGTGAATCAAAAAGCAGGTCCAGACTCTTACCCTGTGTCTTGTGCCCTGTGGTTTTTTTAGGTGACATGGACCCCGGACACAGACAGGGGCCGTGTCAGGGGGCTGCAGCAGACCTCCTTAGAGAAACTGTCAGTGGAGGAGCTCAGACACAGGGGCATCAGCAGCCTCACCCTGCGCTACTCACAGGCCAGTAACAAGGACATTCAGTAAGACATACTACTGTTACTctcaaactctaaccctaaccattcaCCTGCTGGGATTGTCCAAAATGTTATCTGGGAGGTCCAAACATGTCATCTAAAAAGTCCTAGAATCTTATCTTAAACCCTAACCTCACCCTGCGTTACGGTTACTCACAGACCAGCATGTCCAATAACTATTTATCTTTGTAGGGACTTCCTGGTGAACAACATGAGTGTGATGGTGTACCCGGTGAATGAGCCGTGGCTTTACTCAGTGCTGTGGTGCAGCGGAGTGCCTTCTGTCTCCTCCGACGCCCCCCAGGTCCTCCGCAAGGTGCCCTACCCCATCTGGCTCATGGTAAGAATCTCCGTCTACACCACTTCATTGCAATAACTACACTTTTAGTACAGTATAGACATATGG
Coding sequences:
- the LOC139537411 gene encoding glycerophosphodiester phosphodiesterase domain-containing protein 5-like, with protein sequence MVKHQPLQQVYEKQLCLSFLTGIYGCRWKRYQRSHDNSSKWECAWFIILCSTFSLLLFWAYFWLEAHNDYNQFNWLLYNRSGEWKDGTVPILATTAVGFSYITFLMILALCHISLGQQLNLYWIHKISVLAALITTVSGVVSISDVWGDEWDIILISLQSTGPFLHIGALAAVTALGWLVAGHVIRAGRTKFHLIVLLVYLSFLLVLYMAPLAITSPCIMDRNSLKPRPDVIGRRGAPMLAPENTLMSFNKALQQGVSSLEADVSVSLDGVPFLMRDRTLRRTTNIAKVFPDKQHEDASLFNWTEIRSLNAGQWFLESDPYWTVGSLTGRDRNRMGNLTVCSLVEMLRLTARANRSALLNLHRPPPEHPHYKTWIMDTLWAVQRSGISQKRVTWTPDTDRGRVRGLQQTSLEKLSVEELRHRGISSLTLRYSQASNKDIQDFLVNNMSVMVYPVNEPWLYSVLWCSGVPSVSSDAPQVLRKVPYPIWLMSPYEYCLVWITSDLVSIAIVTGIFIFQKWRMSGMQNYNPEQIMLSAVTRRPSRDVNIMKEKLIFSEVSNGVTNTDEHLYPENGYDIGQYK